Proteins encoded in a region of the Streptomyces sp. NBC_01471 genome:
- a CDS encoding putative leader peptide — protein MLTARRSHCHIAPVNPDMRLISRRHVDLCRQASAVCAPRG, from the coding sequence ATGTTGACCGCCCGGCGAAGCCACTGCCATATTGCTCCCGTGAACCCGGACATGCGCCTCATCTCCCGCAGGCACGTCGACCTCTGTCGACAGGCCAGCGCGGTCTGTGCCCCGCGCGGCTGA
- a CDS encoding ROK family protein: MTAAPRTSPAPGDGRREANAASVLRTVLDHGPVARRKITELSGLSPAAVSRQCTDLVRLGLVRELPDLTENSGVGRPQVPVDLHTGEPGGPVAGGVHIGVPSSTFGLLDLRGRLLARRAFPHDAIAPGELPYRIRQGLRAFLDDAADGRRLLGVGAALGGWVDPGPGTAVRHDALGWHHRPLAAELARDLGGLQVRIDNHARAIAQSEILFGRPAARRSLVHLFVGNVVDAALGIAGVVHQGPGSGAGDVAHLPVPDSTVACPCGRSGCLEATASNTAVALTAVRRGIVPEPDVFLVVDAAAAGDLRADRLLRERARAVGRAAALLLDVLNPDLVVVTESSSLVNPDYLEEIRGAAVDLSHVCGDPERIVVPHAGTAVLPVAAGTILLNPLFRSPLTAFGQEPPGRNGSRPGYQDPDAAC, from the coding sequence ATGACAGCCGCTCCCCGGACCTCCCCGGCGCCCGGTGACGGCCGCCGGGAGGCCAATGCCGCATCGGTGCTGCGCACCGTGCTGGACCACGGCCCGGTCGCCCGCCGGAAGATCACCGAACTCTCCGGACTCAGCCCGGCCGCCGTCTCACGTCAGTGCACCGACCTCGTCCGCCTCGGCCTGGTGCGGGAGTTGCCCGATCTCACGGAGAACAGCGGTGTCGGCCGACCGCAGGTCCCGGTCGACCTGCACACCGGCGAGCCCGGCGGCCCGGTGGCGGGCGGTGTCCACATCGGTGTGCCTTCGTCGACGTTCGGCCTGCTCGACCTGCGCGGACGGCTGCTGGCCCGCCGGGCGTTCCCGCACGACGCCATCGCCCCCGGGGAGCTGCCGTACCGGATCCGTCAGGGGCTGCGGGCGTTCCTCGACGACGCCGCCGACGGCCGCCGCCTGCTGGGGGTGGGCGCGGCCCTCGGCGGATGGGTGGACCCGGGCCCGGGGACGGCCGTCCGGCATGACGCGCTGGGCTGGCACCACCGGCCGCTCGCCGCTGAACTCGCCCGTGATCTGGGCGGACTTCAGGTGCGGATCGACAATCACGCCCGGGCCATCGCCCAGTCCGAGATCCTCTTCGGCCGGCCGGCGGCGCGCCGCAGCCTGGTCCATCTCTTCGTCGGCAATGTGGTCGACGCGGCTCTGGGCATCGCGGGAGTGGTCCACCAGGGCCCCGGGTCCGGTGCGGGCGACGTCGCGCATCTTCCCGTACCCGACTCCACCGTCGCCTGCCCCTGCGGGCGGTCCGGCTGCCTTGAGGCGACGGCCTCCAACACGGCCGTCGCGCTGACCGCCGTACGGCGCGGGATCGTTCCGGAGCCCGATGTGTTCCTGGTCGTGGACGCGGCCGCGGCCGGTGACCTGCGGGCCGACCGGCTGCTGCGGGAACGCGCCCGCGCGGTCGGCCGGGCGGCGGCCCTGCTGCTCGATGTGCTCAACCCCGATCTGGTCGTGGTCACCGAGAGTTCCAGCCTGGTCAACCCGGACTACCTGGAGGAGATCCGGGGCGCCGCGGTCGACCTGTCGCACGTCTGCGGTGACCCCGAACGGATCGTGGTTCCACATGCCGGTACGGCGGTGCTGCCCGTAGCGGCCGGCACGATTCTGCTGAACCCGCTGTTCAGAAGCCCTCTGACGGCCTTCGGCCAGGAGCCGCCCGGACGGAACGGGAGCAGGCCCGGGTATCAGGATCCGGACGCGGCATGTTGA
- a CDS encoding TauD/TfdA dioxygenase family protein produces MSSATTAPATTLTVQKLGGRIGAVISGVRLGGDLDPATVTAVRDTLLANKVVFFRGQDHLDEDSHEAFGRLLGTPVAHPTVPSADGRYSLGIDSDHGGRANQWHTDVTFVPAYPAFSILRGVVIPPYGGNTLWANTAAAYAGLPEPLRALADTLRAVHSNDYDYVALRPNARPEALAQYQKVFTSTKFLTEHPVVRVHPETGERVLLLGNFVQRISGLTGRDSRALLDLFQSHIERPENTVRWQWQTGDVAIWDNRATQHYGVDDSDDHERKLRRVTIDGDIPFGVDGRRSTLLSPEEVPDPAFGIASGASGTSDLPGAPGTRAAEKTGA; encoded by the coding sequence ATGTCCTCGGCAACCACCGCCCCTGCCACCACGCTCACCGTCCAGAAGCTCGGCGGCCGTATCGGTGCCGTCATCTCCGGGGTGCGCCTCGGCGGCGACCTCGACCCGGCCACCGTCACCGCCGTCAGGGACACGCTGCTCGCCAACAAGGTCGTCTTCTTCCGCGGCCAGGACCACCTGGACGAGGACAGCCACGAGGCGTTCGGCCGGCTGCTCGGTACCCCGGTCGCGCACCCCACCGTCCCGTCCGCCGACGGCCGTTACTCGCTCGGCATCGACTCGGACCACGGCGGCCGGGCCAACCAGTGGCACACCGACGTCACCTTCGTGCCCGCCTACCCGGCCTTCTCGATCCTGCGTGGTGTCGTCATCCCGCCGTACGGCGGCAACACCCTGTGGGCCAACACCGCGGCGGCCTACGCCGGACTTCCCGAGCCGTTGCGGGCCCTCGCCGACACTCTGCGCGCCGTCCACTCCAACGACTACGACTACGTGGCCCTGCGCCCCAACGCCCGCCCGGAGGCACTCGCCCAGTACCAGAAGGTGTTCACATCGACGAAGTTCCTCACCGAGCACCCGGTGGTGCGCGTCCACCCCGAGACCGGCGAACGCGTCCTGCTCCTCGGCAACTTCGTGCAGCGCATCAGCGGACTGACCGGCCGGGACTCCCGGGCCCTCCTCGACCTGTTCCAGTCGCACATCGAGCGCCCGGAGAACACCGTGCGCTGGCAGTGGCAGACCGGTGACGTCGCGATCTGGGACAACCGCGCCACTCAGCACTACGGGGTCGACGACTCCGACGACCACGAGCGCAAGCTCCGGCGCGTCACCATCGACGGCGACATCCCGTTCGGTGTCGACGGCCGCCGGTCCACCCTCCTCAGCCCCGAGGAGGTGCCCGACCCCGCCTTCGGCATCGCCTCCGGAGCCTCCGGAACATCGGACCTCCCGGGCGCGCCGGGCACCCGGGCAGCGGAGAAGACCGGCGCATGA
- a CDS encoding sulfatase-like hydrolase/transferase: protein MSGSASYGEVTGPAGGGESPPPAGAPPQVIVVLTDQQRWDTTGVHGNPAGVTPEFDRLAREGTLFEQAITPNPVCAPARSALQTGRFPTATGVFRNGLPLPQDMPTLAGEFAAAGYTTGYIGKWHLAGEDGPDGPVPPARRGGYARWLASDRLEFTSDAYRTVVYDEDGEPVRLPGYRSDALIDAAIRFVADHHDRPYLLFLSLLEPHHQNPTDDYPAPTGFRERYESAWLPPDLAALGPGAPQGGAHRHLAGYLGQIKRVDEGVGRLRDALRSLGTEENTVLAWTADHGSHFRTRNSEYKRSAHEASVRVPLALTGPGFSGGGLVREPVGTVDLMPTLLAAAGLAVPDGVQGRSLLPLTGGGRDPGRSGSAFVQISEDRVGRAVRTSRWKYAVEAPGADAWNDPDADRYTETELYDLAADPYELDNLVGRDSHRAVADGLRDTLLGWLERIEDTEPVIERAPSRPAGQRRAESFPAEAPWDGVRFGHRPGG, encoded by the coding sequence ATGAGCGGCTCCGCCTCGTACGGTGAGGTCACCGGTCCGGCGGGCGGCGGGGAATCCCCGCCGCCCGCCGGGGCGCCCCCGCAGGTGATCGTGGTCCTCACGGATCAGCAGCGCTGGGACACGACGGGCGTGCACGGCAACCCTGCCGGGGTGACCCCCGAATTCGACCGCCTCGCCCGCGAAGGCACCCTGTTCGAGCAGGCGATCACGCCCAACCCCGTGTGTGCACCGGCCCGTTCGGCCCTCCAGACCGGCCGCTTCCCCACCGCGACAGGGGTGTTCCGCAACGGGCTTCCGCTCCCGCAGGACATGCCCACACTCGCCGGCGAGTTCGCCGCGGCCGGGTACACGACCGGGTACATCGGCAAATGGCATCTGGCGGGCGAGGACGGCCCGGACGGCCCGGTGCCGCCCGCGCGCCGCGGCGGCTACGCGAGGTGGCTCGCATCGGACCGGCTCGAATTCACCTCGGACGCCTACCGCACGGTGGTGTACGACGAGGACGGCGAGCCGGTCCGGCTGCCCGGCTACCGCTCGGACGCACTGATCGACGCGGCGATCCGGTTCGTGGCCGACCACCACGACCGCCCGTACCTGCTGTTCCTCTCCCTGCTGGAACCGCACCACCAGAACCCCACCGACGACTACCCCGCCCCCACCGGCTTCCGCGAGCGCTACGAGAGTGCCTGGCTGCCGCCCGACCTGGCCGCGCTCGGTCCCGGCGCCCCGCAGGGCGGCGCGCACCGCCACCTCGCCGGATATCTCGGCCAGATCAAGCGCGTCGACGAGGGGGTGGGGCGGCTGCGCGACGCCCTGCGCAGTCTCGGGACGGAGGAGAACACCGTGCTGGCGTGGACCGCGGACCACGGCTCCCACTTCCGCACCCGCAACAGCGAGTACAAGCGCTCGGCCCACGAGGCGTCGGTCCGCGTACCGCTCGCGCTGACCGGGCCCGGATTCAGCGGCGGCGGGCTCGTCCGGGAACCCGTCGGCACGGTGGACCTGATGCCCACACTGCTGGCCGCCGCGGGCCTCGCGGTGCCGGACGGTGTGCAGGGGCGCTCCCTGCTGCCGCTGACCGGCGGCGGCCGTGATCCCGGCCGCTCCGGCTCCGCGTTCGTGCAGATCAGCGAGGACCGGGTGGGCCGGGCGGTGCGTACCTCGCGCTGGAAGTACGCGGTGGAGGCACCCGGGGCCGACGCGTGGAACGACCCGGACGCCGACCGCTACACGGAGACCGAGCTGTACGACCTGGCGGCCGACCCGTACGAGCTGGACAACCTCGTCGGCCGCGACTCGCACCGGGCGGTCGCGGACGGACTCCGGGACACCCTGCTGGGGTGGCTGGAGCGCATCGAGGACACGGAACCCGTCATCGAACGGGCCCCTTCCCGCCCGGCCGGCCAGCGCCGGGCGGAGTCCTTCCCGGCGGAAGCGCCGTGGGACGGGGTGCGGTTCGGGCACCGGCCCGGAGGATGA
- a CDS encoding glycoside hydrolase family 2 TIM barrel-domain containing protein: MTQLNRRRFLSSGIAVAGGGVLGALGPSGAARAAPGGAGSHHPLRTGGHEITSGWTFTAADSTTVPGDGLASARHIAGMKPAVVPGTPLTSMIANGEYPDPLYGHIVTDTVPDTLKDTGYWYRVAFPVPRLIPGQRFWLHFEGINYLGTVWLDGTEVGTVEGAFKRGVFDVTDIVAKADGTAHLAVLVGKLDYADPPSPPSYASGVTRGGKNGGKTGITLKNGPTLFCTAGWDWLPTIPDRDLGIWQPVTWYTTGPVRLADVHVDPTLSADLRTADVAIGLSLDSASGKPRAVLVKGSLDGHEFEHTVTVPAGSSSVTLTSKDIGCLRLHRPKLWWPNGYGDAHRYRLTIGVESGGQVHDERTVDFGVRRIEYTKPVQSPSGTPVDCLAITVNNQPILVMGGNWGLDEALKRIPRERLREQVRLHRDANLNLIRNWNGQSSTEDFFEACDEYGILVWQDFFCSTEGPPPANVARDLDNIRDCIVRFRNHPSVLLWCGGNEGPPPQPLIDGLDSLVAELDPKRAALTSSAGDTGKDPIGGYSSGGPYHWVTPATHFSLNDGTHWPPFHNEVGSYSIPTLEFIRKMLPEASWEHPDDFWADRDVNGNGGNGGGAGYLKLTAERYGELQNLPDFARKSQLMNYECTRAIYEAHAANMESAAQGKPYPRTGVIMWMTNPAQPSFVWQMYSHDLEAHASFYAVQHACRRVNVILNSQTLDVVVANHTREAVRGAVAVTLHDLNGEAFASTSLRVGGAAASDHTVIGTIAPQLKGAPSDVAFVRLVFKDPHGAETVRNFYWVENPARAAGFVSLDDAPAAAVSVVARAQHRRDGVELTVEAENTGTAMALMLHLQVYDTRTGERVLPATFSDNYLNLAGGESGTARVRLDSEQARRHPEIGVRIDGWKIDQRASRLRGHGVAVTFNQAALSTHPPTKTFGG, encoded by the coding sequence GTGACCCAGTTGAATCGCAGGCGTTTCCTGTCCAGCGGGATCGCCGTCGCCGGTGGTGGTGTCCTCGGTGCGCTCGGGCCGTCAGGTGCCGCGAGGGCGGCGCCGGGCGGCGCCGGATCCCATCACCCCCTCCGCACCGGCGGCCACGAGATCACCAGCGGCTGGACCTTCACGGCGGCCGACTCCACGACGGTGCCCGGCGACGGGCTGGCCAGCGCGCGGCACATCGCCGGTATGAAGCCGGCCGTCGTGCCGGGGACACCGCTCACGAGCATGATCGCCAACGGCGAGTACCCCGATCCGCTGTACGGCCACATCGTGACCGACACGGTCCCGGACACCCTCAAGGACACCGGTTACTGGTACCGGGTCGCGTTCCCCGTACCGAGGCTGATCCCGGGCCAGCGGTTCTGGCTGCACTTCGAGGGCATCAACTACCTGGGGACCGTCTGGCTCGACGGCACCGAGGTGGGCACCGTCGAGGGCGCCTTCAAACGCGGGGTCTTCGACGTCACGGACATCGTCGCGAAGGCGGACGGCACAGCCCATCTCGCTGTGCTGGTAGGTAAGTTGGACTACGCCGACCCTCCGTCGCCGCCGAGCTACGCCAGCGGCGTGACCCGCGGCGGGAAGAACGGCGGCAAGACCGGGATCACCCTGAAGAACGGGCCGACGCTCTTCTGCACGGCGGGCTGGGACTGGCTGCCCACCATCCCCGACCGGGACCTCGGCATCTGGCAGCCGGTCACCTGGTACACCACCGGGCCGGTCCGCCTGGCCGACGTGCACGTCGATCCCACGCTCTCCGCCGATCTGCGCACGGCCGACGTCGCGATCGGCCTCAGCCTCGACAGCGCCTCCGGCAAGCCCAGAGCCGTACTGGTGAAGGGGTCCCTCGACGGTCACGAGTTCGAACACACCGTCACCGTGCCGGCCGGTTCGTCCTCGGTCACGCTGACGTCGAAAGACATCGGCTGCCTGCGGCTGCACCGGCCGAAGCTGTGGTGGCCCAACGGCTACGGCGACGCCCACCGCTATCGGCTGACGATCGGCGTCGAGTCCGGTGGCCAGGTCCACGACGAGCGGACGGTGGACTTCGGGGTCCGGCGGATCGAGTACACCAAGCCGGTCCAGTCACCGTCCGGCACTCCGGTCGACTGCCTGGCCATCACCGTCAACAACCAGCCGATCCTGGTGATGGGCGGCAACTGGGGCCTGGACGAGGCACTCAAGCGCATTCCGCGGGAACGGCTGCGTGAGCAGGTGCGGCTGCACCGCGACGCCAACCTCAACCTGATCCGGAACTGGAACGGCCAGAGCAGCACCGAGGACTTCTTCGAGGCGTGCGACGAGTACGGCATCCTCGTCTGGCAGGACTTCTTCTGCTCGACCGAAGGCCCCCCGCCGGCGAACGTCGCCCGCGACCTGGACAACATCCGCGACTGCATCGTGCGGTTCCGCAACCACCCGTCGGTCCTCCTCTGGTGCGGCGGCAACGAAGGCCCGCCGCCGCAGCCGCTCATCGACGGCCTGGACTCGCTGGTCGCCGAACTGGACCCCAAGCGCGCGGCGCTGACCAGCTCGGCCGGCGACACCGGCAAGGACCCGATCGGCGGGTACAGCTCCGGCGGGCCGTACCACTGGGTCACCCCGGCCACCCACTTCTCCCTCAACGACGGCACGCACTGGCCTCCGTTCCACAACGAGGTCGGCTCGTACTCGATCCCGACGCTCGAATTCATCAGGAAGATGCTCCCCGAGGCGTCGTGGGAGCACCCGGACGACTTCTGGGCCGACCGCGACGTCAACGGCAACGGGGGCAACGGCGGCGGCGCGGGCTATCTCAAGCTCACCGCGGAGCGCTACGGCGAACTGCAGAACCTCCCGGACTTCGCCCGCAAGTCCCAGCTGATGAACTACGAGTGCACCAGGGCGATCTACGAGGCGCACGCCGCGAACATGGAGAGCGCCGCGCAGGGCAAGCCGTATCCGCGCACCGGCGTCATCATGTGGATGACCAATCCCGCGCAGCCCAGTTTCGTCTGGCAGATGTACAGCCACGACCTTGAGGCGCACGCGTCGTTCTACGCGGTGCAGCACGCGTGCCGGCGGGTCAACGTGATCCTCAACAGCCAGACCCTCGACGTGGTGGTGGCCAACCACACCCGGGAGGCGGTGCGGGGCGCCGTCGCCGTCACGCTCCACGACCTGAACGGGGAGGCGTTCGCCAGTACTTCGCTGCGCGTCGGCGGAGCGGCGGCGTCCGACCACACCGTGATCGGCACCATCGCCCCCCAGCTGAAGGGCGCGCCCTCCGACGTCGCCTTCGTCCGGCTCGTGTTCAAGGACCCGCACGGCGCGGAAACGGTCCGCAACTTCTACTGGGTCGAGAATCCGGCCCGGGCCGCGGGGTTCGTGAGCCTGGACGACGCGCCCGCGGCCGCCGTCTCCGTCGTGGCCCGCGCGCAGCACCGGCGGGACGGCGTCGAACTGACGGTGGAGGCCGAGAACACCGGCACGGCCATGGCCCTGATGCTGCACCTTCAGGTGTACGACACCCGGACCGGCGAACGGGTCCTGCCGGCCACGTTCAGCGACAACTACCTGAACCTGGCAGGCGGCGAGTCCGGCACCGCCCGGGTACGGCTGGACAGTGAGCAGGCCCGGCGCCACCCGGAGATCGGCGTACGGATCGACGGCTGGAAGATCGACCAGCGCGCCTCCCGGCTGCGGGGGCACGGAGTGGCCGTGACCTTCAACCAGGCGGCCTTGTCGACCCACCCGCCGACGAAGACCTTCGGCGGGTGA
- a CDS encoding SAM-dependent methyltransferase, translating into MTARSDKPLIDTSRPHPARVYDWLLGGKDNYPVDQRVGEKLPPEARANAARNRAFMHRAAGWLARNGVDQFLDVGTGIPTAPNLHQVVQAVTPTARVVYADNDPIVLRHAEALLISHPEGATDYIHADVREPELILGRARELLDFERPVALSLIALMHFLPDDQDPYGITRTLVDALPSGSCLVLSHGTADQHPELEDETRTAYRDGAISLRMRTRAEVEPFFDGLDLVPPGLVSATEWYQDGPAPVKERSGFYVGVARKR; encoded by the coding sequence GTGACGGCCCGCAGCGACAAGCCTCTGATCGACACCAGCAGACCCCACCCGGCCCGCGTCTACGACTGGCTCCTGGGCGGCAAGGACAACTACCCGGTCGATCAGCGGGTCGGCGAGAAGCTGCCGCCGGAGGCGCGTGCCAACGCGGCGCGGAACCGGGCCTTCATGCACCGTGCGGCCGGGTGGCTGGCGCGGAACGGTGTCGACCAGTTCCTCGACGTCGGTACGGGCATTCCGACCGCGCCCAATCTGCACCAGGTGGTCCAGGCCGTCACGCCCACCGCTCGTGTCGTCTACGCGGACAACGACCCGATCGTGCTGCGTCACGCGGAGGCCCTGCTCATCAGCCACCCGGAGGGCGCCACCGACTACATCCACGCCGATGTGCGCGAGCCGGAGCTCATTCTCGGCCGCGCCCGTGAACTGCTGGACTTCGAGCGGCCTGTCGCCCTGTCGCTCATCGCGCTGATGCACTTCCTGCCCGACGACCAGGACCCGTACGGCATCACCCGCACCCTGGTCGACGCCCTGCCGTCCGGCAGCTGTCTGGTCCTCTCGCACGGTACGGCGGACCAGCACCCGGAGCTGGAGGACGAGACCAGGACGGCGTACCGCGACGGTGCCATCTCGCTGCGGATGCGCACCCGGGCGGAGGTCGAGCCGTTCTTCGACGGACTCGATCTCGTCCCGCCGGGCCTGGTGTCCGCGACCGAGTGGTACCAGGACGGGCCCGCGCCGGTGAAGGAGCGGAGTGGCTTCTACGTGGGGGTCGCCCGCAAGCGCTGA
- a CDS encoding GNAT family N-acetyltransferase gives MNIRPVRYDHPDAVKLNDQVQLEYIERYGDGGDITPLDATMFAPPAGLYLLAYDENDSPVATGGWRNQDEGGDHGYSTGDAELKRMYVVREARGLGLARRILAALEESARAAGRTRMVLETGDQQPEAIALYTSSGYTPCPKFGHYREYQSSRCFAKPLTPPAG, from the coding sequence ATGAATATCCGGCCGGTCCGCTACGACCACCCCGACGCCGTCAAGCTCAACGACCAGGTCCAGCTCGAATACATCGAGCGCTACGGCGACGGCGGCGACATCACCCCGCTCGACGCGACGATGTTCGCCCCGCCCGCCGGGCTCTACCTCCTGGCGTACGACGAGAACGACAGCCCGGTGGCCACCGGCGGCTGGCGCAACCAGGACGAGGGCGGCGACCACGGGTACTCGACCGGCGACGCCGAGCTGAAGCGGATGTACGTGGTCCGCGAGGCGCGCGGCCTGGGCCTGGCCCGCCGGATCCTCGCCGCCCTGGAGGAGAGCGCCCGCGCGGCGGGCCGGACCCGCATGGTGCTGGAGACCGGCGACCAGCAGCCCGAGGCGATAGCGCTGTACACGTCGAGCGGTTACACCCCCTGCCCGAAGTTCGGCCACTACCGCGAGTACCAGAGCAGCCGCTGCTTCGCGAAGCCGCTCACCCCGCCCGCCGGATGA
- a CDS encoding exodeoxyribonuclease III, which translates to MLTVTTVNVNGLRAAAKKGFVEWLAQTDADVICLQEVRAEPQQLTQEVREPEDWFTVHAPAAAKGRAGVSLYARREPERVQIGFGSTEFDGSGRYAEIDLPGVTVASLYLPSGEVGTERQDEKLRFMAEFLPYLKGLRERAAADGREVVVCGDWNIAHQEADLKNWKGNKKNSGFLPEEREWLTRVLAGDGGDYVDVVRGLHPDVEGPYSWWSYRGRAFDNDAGWRIDYQMATPGLAAKAVKAWVERAATHDERWSDHAPVTAVYGL; encoded by the coding sequence ATGCTCACTGTGACAACCGTAAACGTGAACGGGCTGCGCGCCGCCGCCAAGAAGGGCTTCGTGGAGTGGCTGGCGCAGACCGACGCCGATGTGATCTGCCTCCAGGAGGTGCGCGCCGAGCCCCAGCAGCTGACCCAGGAGGTCCGCGAGCCGGAGGACTGGTTCACCGTGCACGCTCCGGCTGCCGCCAAGGGGCGCGCAGGTGTCTCGCTGTACGCCCGGCGTGAGCCGGAGCGGGTGCAGATCGGATTCGGCAGTACGGAGTTCGACGGCAGCGGGCGGTACGCCGAGATCGACCTGCCCGGTGTGACGGTGGCGAGCCTCTATCTGCCGTCGGGCGAGGTCGGCACGGAGCGGCAGGACGAGAAGCTGCGGTTCATGGCCGAGTTCCTGCCGTACCTCAAGGGGCTCAGGGAGCGGGCGGCGGCCGACGGCCGCGAGGTCGTGGTCTGCGGTGACTGGAACATCGCCCACCAGGAGGCCGACCTCAAGAACTGGAAGGGCAACAAGAAGAACTCCGGCTTCCTGCCCGAGGAGCGGGAGTGGCTGACGCGCGTCCTCGCCGGGGACGGCGGCGACTACGTCGACGTGGTGCGCGGGCTGCACCCGGATGTGGAGGGTCCCTACTCGTGGTGGTCCTACCGGGGGCGGGCCTTCGACAACGACGCGGGCTGGCGCATCGACTACCAGATGGCGACGCCCGGGCTGGCCGCGAAGGCGGTCAAGGCATGGGTCGAGCGGGCCGCGACGCACGACGAGCGGTGGAGCGACCACGCGCCGGTCACGGCGGTGTACGGCCTGTAG
- a CDS encoding MerR family transcriptional regulator gives MAEERTGREYRMEELAEAAGITVRTLRFYRERKLIPPPRREGRIAWYDEHHLARLHTISALLERGHTLSGIADLATAFESGRDVAQLLGLATTEPPAWTEEEPVRLTPEQLADYFEGEVTAENLAAALDLGYLATDGDDIVHISRRLLDVSAALVRQGVPLASVLAAGHEVRKHTEALTELFSALVHTHLRDDDFTSAMDRVRPLAKDVVEAELSMSLDRRIRAEKSDPEAE, from the coding sequence GTGGCAGAGGAAAGAACGGGGCGCGAGTACCGCATGGAGGAACTGGCCGAAGCGGCCGGGATCACCGTGCGCACCCTGCGCTTCTACCGCGAACGCAAACTGATCCCGCCACCGCGCCGCGAGGGCCGCATCGCCTGGTACGACGAACACCACCTGGCCCGGCTGCACACGATCTCGGCCCTCCTGGAGCGCGGCCACACGCTCAGCGGCATCGCGGATCTCGCCACGGCCTTCGAGAGCGGCCGGGACGTGGCACAGCTGCTCGGCCTGGCCACCACCGAGCCCCCCGCCTGGACCGAGGAGGAGCCGGTCCGGCTCACCCCGGAGCAGCTCGCGGACTACTTCGAGGGCGAGGTCACGGCGGAGAACCTCGCCGCCGCCCTGGACCTCGGCTATCTCGCCACCGACGGCGACGACATAGTCCACATCAGCCGCCGCCTGCTGGACGTGTCGGCGGCACTGGTCCGCCAGGGCGTGCCGCTGGCATCGGTCCTCGCGGCGGGCCACGAGGTCCGCAAGCACACCGAGGCACTCACGGAACTCTTCTCCGCCCTGGTCCACACCCATCTGCGGGACGACGACTTCACGAGCGCGATGGACCGGGTGCGGCCGCTGGCGAAGGACGTGGTGGAAGCGGAGCTCTCGATGTCGCTCGACCGCCGGATACGGGCGGAGAAGAGCGACCCGGAAGCGGAGTAG